The bacterium genome segment GCAAGGGGGTTTGCCGAGGGCATAGCTCGCTTCGCTCGGTTAAGCCCCTTGTCTCCCAGGGCGGCCCGCGTGGTATACTCACATCCGTATTTTCACCACCCTTTTCGTCTCCATTCGACCGGAGGCCGTAATGCCGCTTTTTACCAACGATCAGTTGATGCGCGTGGGCTACGATAAAGGCTTCGCCGTCGGGGCCTTCAACATCAACAACATGGAGATACTCCAGGGGATAGTGGAGGCGGCCAAGGCGGAAAACTCCCCGGCCATCATCGCGGTGAGCTCCGGGGCGTTGAAGTACGCCGGATCCGCCTACCTGGTGGAGATGGTGAAACTGGCCGCGTTCGAGACCGGTCTCCCCTTCAGCCTCCACCTGGACCACGGCAAGGATTTCGCCGCCTGTGTCCAGGCGCTCAGCGCCGGCTTCACCAGCGTGATGATTGACGCCAGTAAGCTCACCTTCGAGGAAAACGTGGCCGCCTCGAAGGAGGTCGCCGGGCTGGCCCACGCCTGCGGCTGCTCCTGCGAGGCCGAGCTGGGCCGCCTCCAGGGCATCGAGGAGCACGTCCAGGTCAAGGAGGGCGAGGCGATTTTTACCGACCCCGACGAGGCCAAGGGTTTCGTGGAACGCACCGGCGTGGATTCTCTGGCGGTGGCCATCGGCACCAGCCACGGGGCGTACAAGTTCAAGGGCGAGCCGAGGCTGGACTTCGACCGCCTGGCCGAGATAAAAAAGCGGGTTCAAGTCCCCCTGGTTCTCCACGGTGCCAGCGCGGTGCCCGACTGGGTGAGAGAGCGGGCCGAGAAGTTCGGCGCCGAGCTCGGAGGAAGTAAGGGTGTCCCCGACGAGGCCGTGAGTAAGGCCGTCACTATGGGCGTGGCCAAGGTCAACATAGACACCGACATCCGCCTGGCCATGCTCGGGGCCATCCGCGAGGTTTTCGCCACCGACCCCAAGGAGTTCGACCCGCGCAAGTACCTGGGCCCGGCCCGCGAGGCCGTCACCAAGGTCGTGCGGCACAAGATGCAGCTCCTGGGCTCGGCGGGCAAGGCCGGCCTCTACCGGTAGAAAATGCGGTTCACAATCACCATCGTATTTGCGATTCTCTTCGCGGCGGCGTCGGCGAACGTCTCCCCGGCGGAGGCCTACGCCTACCCGGTGCCCTGGGTGCCCGCCGAGGGGCCGCTCACGCTGCACTACGAATCGGGCTGGAACTCCTCCCCGCCTACCTTCATCGTCGTGGACACCCTGGGTGAGGAGGTAATCCGCTTGGTCGGGGCGAGGGTGAGCGGGGGACGGGCGGAGGGCGTCTATGACGGCTATCCCGAGATGGTCGTCTTCGAGGCTGAGTGGGACGGCTGCAACGCCGGCGGTCGCCCGGTGAATGCGGGGACCTACCTGTGCTTTGTCCGGGGCAGCATCTTCCGGTTTATCGTGGTCCGCTGAGCGCGGTTGCGCTCGTTGCGCGATGTCCGAAGACAACCGGCGGCTTGGTCTTGAAAAAACTTCACCTCCAGCTCGTGGCCCTACTCCTCCTGACACCCCTCGTCGCTCTGGGCGGGGGCGGAGAGGTTTACCCGGTGGAGGAGCTAGCCGGGGGGAGCTTGTACCTCGGCCTGGCGCGGTTCGGCGTCGCCCTGGCCGGGTCGGGCGAGGCGGCGGTGAACCCGGCAGGCCTGGCCTATGCCGAGAACTTAGACGTCATCGGCTCCGCTACCGCGGCGCCCTATCTGAACGATGCGCTCTACGCCTGCTTCGGCTTGAGCATTGTCAAGCCGATGCGCGCCGAATCGGCGGCCCTGGAGAAGGTCAAGACACTGGCCACCCTCGGCGTCAGCCTGTACCAACTGGATCTGGGAACCGTTTACGGCCGCGACGGCGATGGGAACCGGACCGGCCAGGTGTACAAAACCGATCAATCCTTGGCCTCCATCTCCCTGGGAACGCAGATCGGGGATTTCGGCGCCCTGGGATTCAACCTGAAAGTGCTGACCGTCAACGCCGGGGAACGCGCCGATTCGGGCTTCGGACTCGATCTGGGATTGATGCTGCGTCCGGGCGACCTGCGGGTGGGTCTTTCCGCCGTGAACGTCATCCCGCCAGGCGTCTCGCTGGCCGGCGAACGCACCATAGACTCCCTGATTCTGCGCGCGGGCCTGGGTTACGAGCTTTTCGGGTTCATCACACCCACGGTCGAGGCGTTCTACGTGCCCGATGCGGGGTCTTACCGCTACGGGTTCAACCTGCTCGTGGTCCCCTGGTCCTCCGAGCTGGGGCGCCTGGCCGTGGGCGGGGGGTACGATGTCGAGGGTGAGCGCTGGGGCGCCGTGTTTATGCTCCGCATGGGGTTCATCGAAGTAACCTACTCGAGGTACGAGACGGGCCTCATCGGCCTCTGCCACAGTATCCGGCTGTCCTTCTCCCTCTAGCTCCGGCACACAGAGGTGAAGCTTTGCGAGCGGGTCGAGAATCCTGTTAAAATCGCCGTGAAACGAGGTTGAGCCCCCTGA includes the following:
- the fba gene encoding class II fructose-1,6-bisphosphate aldolase; translation: MPLFTNDQLMRVGYDKGFAVGAFNINNMEILQGIVEAAKAENSPAIIAVSSGALKYAGSAYLVEMVKLAAFETGLPFSLHLDHGKDFAACVQALSAGFTSVMIDASKLTFEENVAASKEVAGLAHACGCSCEAELGRLQGIEEHVQVKEGEAIFTDPDEAKGFVERTGVDSLAVAIGTSHGAYKFKGEPRLDFDRLAEIKKRVQVPLVLHGASAVPDWVRERAEKFGAELGGSKGVPDEAVSKAVTMGVAKVNIDTDIRLAMLGAIREVFATDPKEFDPRKYLGPAREAVTKVVRHKMQLLGSAGKAGLYR